From the genome of Lineus longissimus chromosome 8, tnLinLong1.2, whole genome shotgun sequence, one region includes:
- the LOC135492092 gene encoding uncharacterized protein LOC135492092 isoform X3, which yields MPAEMDRHEPRAVIRRPRRRRAEDGRRQSKAVNGVLPPLNSRGTMGRETSLGPLETAPHDGHWKLERRSLSESTDQKIISHLRRQLNKRLEKRMQELISTELSDHSDDDAVDGKQAESRHTTAIRGGVSSLLNNYDELGEKKGVVSSQPHPSPRRHQRKLEPLAPDEPAAKNGAIPVQQPVLPNIGERQSSSDSAGRPKLRKSVSMSEDEPEILNKEEFRKRSAKLKEQKSPEVAITVEYSEDAPQPELTKEKSTLSDHETDQEIQYLSREETDMDNESFSSLEVSPVPTPMVYRPETREAQRYSYEERVARILKGSMNIKVPADSKILRIYVSSAFTDSIGERSRLIQKAYPDLKEYCSSRGYELHIMDLHWGVTSWQTDDHTGPDKAMQVLEKCTEGARTISFVTFLSQTYGPSLLPTSIPADEFQLILKEVEKDFEIQRRLTQQRMVALREAQLARQRKQSSEGTEEEEDGEDGADDETKDTERVASVTKNHEKTVRFSVGELKSSKQGDGSADSTLLTQWYLLDENTVPPVYKLQRISTHIKDILRNDPAVKQAAKRTWQGMADKMVDIFQNHAKNLLTDPRDRQKYFQSAVDKEIETGLLYADSPDNTCLWYDRFIPDIYSHLGETKVKDFIDLRSDIAEIDPSRAELLENLRAKMADRVPKKNIRFSEVNWSSEGLDERVRAHDKYFEKVAVDFRDTMLQRLESLVKEDKKRYTWKIQLYEEVAKHVDFCHERARQFHGRKELLNTIKRYIRSKYRHPLVVHGRSGSGKTSLLSKAAKDTHKWFKGKNSITVVRMIGVTSASTNIRLLLKDICTQLCVVFGNDPEELPDDYKGIMNDFSSRMSQATEDQPIILYIDSLNQLSADFDAHRITWLPKELPEHVHLIVSTLPDDRYESYSCLKSAFPKEANFVEVPQMREGDAAVLLEHWLKTANRGLTNEQFDIIIDAFKKCPLPLYLKISYEEALLWPSYMALEKVKLSETIKKAVSVMFARLESTHGQPLVRRALGYLTAAKNGVTENEMEDLLSLDDSVMEDISKQIKTPLRRCPVVSWLRLRLDLKDYIVERSADNCKPLKWFQSQFVEAAEERYLSAKERPSYHKAIAEYFQGVWSEGKPVGSSETVANRFVSPQNLYEEVQDADGNTSRVYNRRKLSELPYNLLKAVMFDDMKTQTLCNFEFLLAKLCADSLRSILDDFQMALQTEPDDADLKLVAHTLHLSTKALKRDKHQLATQVVGRLQEIVSKDVPVSHADPRKFPFLHPLFRQAVNASVPSLIPSMACLTQPDGILFDLLSGHREPITAVANTTDGLRALTTSKDDTLKIWDLRQGRVTKTIRDVGANCHMIRTAVNNSLIITSESSMIRIWSMRTGECVKVIDEYVDPAHITLAKEGSILAAFYDGTLILRTWSLKPHITKLVEVKLHQEEEDSEAGLMALHKEHCILAANTGHGVNVLSAFRSASYAMVHSAKTGAQIFTLKSSDPGASVTAVAVSREYFVVACRYQYMKHHEIFYLELFDAQNGSYLRKIRGCTVDDIKDLMVNQMGSHALCVCGSEQNNTSNIAIWNLETEDHKHLASHATVSSMGACSDLRYVLTGSKTENILRIWNMSKSVNQTAPKLKTKEGIKNLYAMKDHPRYVVAESFEKGVIYVWNITRDKFTGQIVRKERGLIDKQDVILFRNERAVILADRAISSVSEDNQQVYQTLFVYNLVSKKYERKIKDCFIVPSPAHEFKVLSEDRLMGLSENRSHFMIWNMKNGHVAHRIRPNFRDMERRRLEWGIRVKQEPGVKDSKPQRSTTAMMTPWDRRTETEVARRTRKQKESEEEKKRMEELKKEKENGIEQYILSGDEKIIVASFFAHHLCVFNVDTHEHMQTLEDENSMLYLYVSALTHTGSHLVLANYDEEAKTSYVTLWDCKTGEIRKRLKNEKNVRAMAINDAADRIVFGKETTEMRIWDPTRSNSLRRVKGYKDLKFGVNSKILLLNNGERAAVFAGDISMWDLDKGEMLSVFTPDMNIQSLEIAMDGQLIVFGLRDIAKVVTLRMSKGHRKELEIAGKDIFGEKEESSDDDSDEEEDAPAADDEDE from the exons ATGCCCGCTGAGATGGATCGCCACGAACCACGGGCTGTTATCAGGCGACCACGAAGACGG AGAGCTGAGGATGGCAGACGACAGAGCAAAGCAGTCAATGGGGTTTTACCCCCTCTCAACAGCCGCGGTACCATGGGGAGGGAGACTTCACTGGGCCCACTGGAGACTGCCCCTCATGATGGACATTGGAAGCTGGAGAGACGATCACTCAGCGAGTCCACGGATCAGAAGATCATATCTCATCTGAGA AGACAACTGAATAAACGCTTAGAGAAACGGATGCAAGAGTTGATCTCCACAGAACTTTCTGATCATTCCGATGATGACGCAGTGGACGGGAAACAAGCAGAGAGTAGACATACCACG GCCATACGAGGAGGTGTTTCCAGTCTCCTGAACAACTATGATGAACTCGGTGAGAAAAAGGGAGTAGTGTCCTCTCAACCACATCCATCACCTCGACGCCATCAACGTAAACTGGAACCCCTCGCCCCCGACGAACCTGCTGCCAAGAATGGTGCTATCCCTGTTCAACAGCCTGTCCTGCCAAACATAGGCGAACGACAGAGTTCGAGCGACAGTGCTGGCCGGCCCAAGTTACGAAAGAGTGTCTCAATGTCAGAAGACGAACCAGAAATCCTCAACAAGGAGGAATTCAGAAAGAGATCCGCAAAGCTGAAAGAACAAAAGTCACCGGAAGTTGCAATAACGGTAGAGTATTCTGAGGATGCGCCGCAACCGGAATTGACGAAAGAGAAATCGACGCTCAGTGATCACGAGACTGACCAGGAGATTCAGTACCTATCACGGGAGGAGACTGATATGGACAATGAAAGCTTTAGTTCTTTAGAAGTGAGTCCGGTGCCCACACCGATGGTGTACAGGCCAGAGACGAGGGAGGCGCAACGTTACAGCTACGAGGAGAGGGTGGCACGGATACTCAAGGGCTCGATGAACATCAAGGTGCCTGCGGATTCGAAAATACTTAGGATTTATGTCAGCTCAGCATTTACAG ATTCGATAGGTGAGCGCAGCCGCCTCATTCAGAAGGCCTACCCCGATTTGAAAGAGTACTGCTCTAGCCGAGGGTACGAGCTGCACATCATGGACCTGCACTGGGGGGTGACTAGCTGGCAGACTGACGACCACACAGGACCTGACAAGGCCATGCAGGTACTCGAGAAATGTACGGAGGGCGCGAGGACTATTTCATTTGTT ACTTTCCTCAGCCAAACCTACGGACCCTCCTTACTCCCGACATCGATCCCCGCGGACGAGTTTCAGTTGATACTGAAAGAGGTGGAAAAGGACTTTGAAATCCAGCGGCGGTTGACCCAGCAGCGCATGGTTGCGTTGAGAGAGGCGCAGCTGGCCAGACAACGAAAGCAAAGCAGTGAAGGcacggaggaggaggaggacggAGAAGATGGGGCAGATG ACGAAACCAAAGACACTGAACGAGTCGCAAGCGTCACTAAGAATCATGAAAAGACCGTGAGGTTCTCTGTGGGCGAGCTGAAGAGTTCGAAGCAAGGCGATGGTTCGGCCGACTCGACACTCCTGACGCAGTGGTACTTGCTGGACGAGAATACAGTCCCGCCCGTTTACAAGTTACAGCGAATCAG CACACACATCAAAGACATCCTTCGCAATGACCCTGCTGTGAAACAAGCTGCCAAACGTACCTGGCAGGGAATGGCGGACAAAATGGTGGACATCTTTCAGAATCACGCCAAGAACCTTTTGACAGATCCAAGGGACCGACAGAAATATTTCCAATCAG CTGTGGACAAAGAGATCGAGACAGGCCTTCTTTACGCAGACAGCCCAGATAACACCTGCCTCTGGTACGACCGGTTCATCCCCGACATCTACAGTCACCTCGGTGAAACCAAGGTCAAGGATTTCATCGACCTTCGATCAGACATTGCCGAGATCGATCCTTCCCGGGCCGAACTCCTGGAGAACCTGCGGGCGAAGATGGCCGACAGG GTACCCAAAAAGAACATCCGCTTCTCCGAGGTGAACTGGTCTTCGGAAGGCCTGGACGAGAGGGTCCGAGCTCACGACAAGTACTTCGAGAAAGTGGCGGTAGACTTCCGAGATACCATGCTGCAGAGACTGGAGTCACTGGTCAAAGAGGATAAGAAGAGATACACGTGGAAGATACAGTTGTATGAAGAGGTGGCGAAGCATGTCGACTTCTGCCATGAGAG GGCTCGACAATTCCATGGTAGAAAGGAACTGCTGAACACGATCAAGCGTTACATCCGGTCGAAATACCGCCATCCGCTGGTTGTTCATGGCCGGTCTGGGAGTGGGAAGACCTCGCTCCTCTCGAAGGCAGCAAAAGACACACACAAGTGGTTCAAAGG CAAAAACTCCATCACGGTAGTACGCATGATCGGCGTGACGTCAGCATCGACGAACATCCGGTTGCTCCTGAAGGACATCTGCACCCAACTCTGTGTGGTGTTTGGGAACGACCCCGAGGAGTTGCCTGATGACTACAAGGGAATTATGAATGACTTTAGCTCAAGAATGTCTCAGGCGACGGAGGACCAGCCGATTATACTCTACATAGACTCGTTGAATCAGTTATCAG CTGACTTTGACGCCCACCGTATTACCTGGTTACCAAAAGAGCTGCCCGAACACGTCCATCTGATTGTCTCCACACTCCCCGATGACCGATACGAGTCCTACAGCTGTCTGAAGAGTGCTTTCCCAAAGGAGGCGAACTTTGTTGAGGTGCCTCAAATGCGCGAAGGAGACGCAGCGGTGCTGCTTGAACATTGGCTGAAGACGGCAAACCGCGGCCTTACCAATGAACAATTCGATATCATCATTGATGCTTTTAAAAAGTGTCCTCTTCCATTGTATCTGAAGATCAGCTACGAGGAGGCCTTGCTGTGGCCGTCCTACATGGCCCTGGAAAAGGTGAAGCTGTCGGAAACGATCAAGAAGGCTGTGAGCGTCATGTTTGCGAGGTTGGAGTCCACTCACGGTCAGCCCCTCGTCAGGCGGGCATTGGGATACCTGACCGCCGCCAAGAATGGCGTCACTGAAAACGAAATGGAGGACCTACTTTCTCTTGATGACTCTGTTATGGAAGACATTAGCAAACAAATCAAGACTCCACTCCGACGCTGTCCAGTGGTCTCTTGGTTGCGCCTTCGATTAGACTTGAAGGACTACATCGTTGAACGCAGCGCAGATAACTGTAAGCCGTTGAAGTGGTTTCAATCGCAGTTCGTTGAAGCCGCCGAGGAAAGATACCTCAGCGCAAAGGAAAGGCCATCCTACCACAAGGCAATTGCCGAGTACTTTCAGGGGGTCTGGAGCGAAGGCAAGCCTGTTGGCTCTAGCGAGACTGTAGCTAACAGATTTGTGTCACCACAGAACTTATACGAAGAAGTCCAGGATGCGGACGGAAACACAAGTCGAGTGTATAATCGGAGAAAACTTAGCGAACTACCGTACAACCTTCTTAAGGCTGTAATGTTTGACGACATGAAGACTCAAACATTGTGCAATTTTGAATTCCTGCTGGCAAAGCTTTGTGCCGACTCTCTGAGAAGCATACTCGATGACTTCCAGATGGCCTTGCAGACAGAACCTGATGATGCTGACCTCAAGCTTGTGGCCCATACGTTACATTTGTCAACAAAAGCTCTGAAGAGAGACAAGCATCAGTTGGCCACGCAAGTTGTTGGTAGGCTCCAAGAGATCGTTTCCAAGGACGTGCCGGTCTCGCATGCTGATCCCCGCAAGTTTCCCTTCCTGCACCCTCTTTTCCGGCAAGCTGTGAATGCGTCTGTACCCAGTCTTATCCCGTCCATGGCTTGCCTGACACAACCTGATGGTATACTTTTCGACCTACTCTCGGGACATCGGGAGCCTATCACTGCGGTCGCCAACACCACAGATGGTCTCCGGGCGCTGACAACGTCCAAGGATGACACCTTGAAAATCTGGGATCTACGGCAAGGAAGGGTGACAAAGACCATTAGAGACGTCGGAGCAAATTGTCACATGATCAGAACGGCAGTCAATAACAGTTTGATCATTACGTCAGAGTCATCAATGATACGAATCTGGAGCATGCGCACAGGCGAATGTGTCAAGGTCATTGATGAATACGTTGACCCTGCACACATCACCCTGGCGAAAGAGGGCTCCATCTTGGCTGCATTCTATGACGGAACGCTCATACTACGCACGTGGTCCTTGAAGCCACATATTACGAAACTTGTCGAAGTCAAGTTGCATCAAGAGGAGGAAGACTCGGAGGCTGGTTTGATGGCTCTGCACAAGGAACATTGTATTTTAGCAGCGAACACTGGCCATGGCGTCAATGTCTTGTCAGCATTCCGTAGTGCGTCATACGCCATGGTCCACAGTGCTAAAACTGGAGCGCAGATCTTCACTCTCAAGTCTTCAGACCCTGGTGCTTCAGTCACCGCAGTGGCTGTCTCGAGGGAATACTTCGTGGTGGCTTGTCGGTACCAATACATgaaacaccacgaaatattcTACCTTGAACTATTCGACGCACAGAACGGTAGCTACCTTCGTAAGATTCGTGGCTGCACCGTGGACGACATCAAGGATTTAATGGTAAATCAGATGGGATCGCACGCGCTGTGTGTCTGTGGTTCGGAACAAAACAACACATCGAATATAGCAATCTGGAACTTGGAGACGGAAGACCATAAACATTTAGCTTCCCATGCTACTGTCTCATCCATGGGAGCTTGTTCTGACTTGCGGTACGTCCTGACTGGTTCCAAAACCGAAAATATCCTCCGGATTTGGAACATGAGCAAGAGTGTGAACCAGACTGCTCCGAAACTGAAAACCAAGGAGGGGATTAAAAACTTGTACGCGATGAAGGACCATCCCAGGTACGTGGTTGCAGAGTCCTTCGAGAAGGGAGTCATCTATGTGTGGAATATTACAAGGGATAAGTTCACTGGTCAGATTGTCCGAAAAGAACGCGGCTTGATTGATAAGCAGGATGTCATCCTGTTCAGGAATGAACGAGCAGTCATCCTGGCCGATCGTGCAATCTCTTCGGTGAGCGAGGACAACCAACAGGTCTATCAGACCTTGTTTGTCTACAACTTAGTATCAAAGAAGTATGAACGAAAAATCAAAGACTGTTTCATTGTGCCGTCACCAGCTCACGAGTTTAAGGTTCTCTCCGAGGACCGCTTGATGGGGCTGTCTGAAAATCGGtcacatttcatgatttggaaCATGAAGAATGGCCATGTCGCACACAGAATACGGCCGAATTTCCGTGATATGGAGCGCCGGAGATTGGAGTGGGGTATCCGCGTGAAGCAAGAGCCAGGGGTGAAGGATAGTAAGCCTCAGCGGAGTACCACTGCGATGATGACGCCTTGGGATCGGAGGACGGAGACAGAAGTAGCAAGGAGGACACGCAAACAGAAAGAATCGGAGGAGGAAAAGAAACGAATGGAAGAattgaagaaggagaaggagaatggGATTGAACAATACATCTTGAGTGGAGATGAGAAGATCATTGTGGCCTCCTTCTTCGCTCATCATCTGTGCGTATTCAATGTTGACACACATGAACACATGCAGACGTTGGAGGATGAGAATTCAATGCTGTACCTGTATGTTTCAGCGCTGACGCACACCGGCAGCCATCTCGTTTTGGCAAACTACGACGAAGAGGCGAAGACCAGCTACGTGACCTTGTGGGACTGCAAGACGGGTGAGATCAGAAAAAGGCTGAAGAATGAGAAGAACGTCCGCGCGATGGCAATCAATGACGCAGCAGACAGGATCGTCTTCGGGAAGGAGACGACAGAGATGCGAATCTGGGATCCGACCAGATCAAACTCGCTGCGGAGGGTCAAAGGATACAAAGACTTGAAGTTCGGCGTGAATAGCAAGATCTTGCTTCTGAATAATGGTGAGCGTGCCGCAGTGTTCGCTGGGGACATCTCCATGTGGGACTTGGACAAGGGCGAGATGCTCTCCGTCTTCACCCCGGACATGAATATCCAGAGTTTGGAGATCGCCATGGACGGTCAGCTGATCGTGTTTGGCCTTCGTGACATTGCGAAGGTCGTTACCTTGAGA